The Agromyces atrinae genome window below encodes:
- a CDS encoding ABC transporter ATP-binding protein gives MGAQLEVEAAIAIRDLRVTRGRSRVIDGLDLTVPAGAILGILGPSGSGKTTLMRSIVGAQVIASGSVTVLGLPAGSRALRSRVAYLTQQASVYDDLSVRQNLRYFARVLGTDRDDVERVIRRTRLSTVADRRVGTLSGGQERRVSLAATLLGSPEILVLDEPTVGLDPVLRVELWELFRELADDGRTLLVSSHVMDEATRCDRLVLVRDGAIIADTTPAGLLAETGASDAEAAFLTLIERRES, from the coding sequence GTGGGCGCACAGCTCGAGGTCGAGGCCGCCATCGCGATTCGTGATCTGAGGGTCACGCGCGGTCGTTCGCGCGTCATCGACGGGCTCGATCTGACCGTTCCCGCGGGCGCGATCCTCGGCATCCTCGGCCCGAGCGGAAGCGGCAAGACGACGCTCATGCGCTCGATCGTCGGCGCCCAGGTCATCGCTTCCGGCAGCGTCACCGTGCTCGGCCTTCCCGCCGGGTCGCGCGCCTTGCGCTCACGGGTCGCCTACCTCACGCAGCAGGCGAGCGTCTACGACGACCTTTCGGTGCGCCAGAACCTCCGGTACTTCGCGCGGGTCCTCGGAACCGATCGGGATGACGTCGAGCGCGTCATCCGCCGCACGCGCCTCTCTACGGTCGCCGATCGACGCGTCGGAACTCTCTCCGGCGGCCAGGAGCGACGGGTCTCTCTCGCCGCAACCCTCCTCGGCTCCCCCGAGATCCTCGTGCTCGACGAGCCGACGGTCGGACTCGATCCTGTCCTGCGCGTCGAGCTCTGGGAGCTCTTCCGCGAGCTGGCGGACGACGGTCGCACCCTTCTCGTCTCGAGCCACGTCATGGACGAGGCGACACGGTGCGACCGCCTCGTGCTCGTGCGCGACGGCGCGATCATCGCCGATACGACCCCGGCCGGCCTCCTCGCCGAGACGGGAGCCTCCGATGCCGAGGCGGCGTTCCTCACCCTCATCGAACGGCGCGAGTCGTGA
- a CDS encoding ABC transporter permease — protein MNAARTLATTGRVLTQVRHDPRTVALLLLVPSLLIGLIAWIFTDTSVFATIGPAMIALFPFIVMFLITSISTLRERRSGTLERLLSMPLGKGDFLLGYGLAFGLIGVVQTAIAVSFAVWVCGLEISGPLGLLFAVAIADALLGTALGLLASAFARSEFQVVQFMPAFVFPQILLGGIFLPRDQLPAVLEAISDWLPLSFAIDALNAVAADSEDLGYVLTKLGVILAWVVGAIAVGSITLRRRTR, from the coding sequence GTGAACGCCGCGCGCACGCTCGCGACGACCGGGCGCGTCCTGACGCAGGTACGCCACGACCCCCGTACAGTCGCCCTCCTGCTGCTCGTGCCGAGCCTCCTCATCGGGTTGATCGCGTGGATCTTCACCGACACTTCGGTCTTCGCGACGATCGGTCCGGCGATGATCGCCCTGTTCCCCTTTATCGTGATGTTCCTCATCACGAGCATCTCGACGCTGCGCGAGCGCCGGAGCGGCACGCTCGAACGGCTGCTGTCGATGCCGCTCGGCAAGGGCGACTTCCTGCTCGGCTACGGCCTCGCGTTCGGTCTCATCGGTGTCGTACAGACCGCCATCGCGGTGAGCTTCGCCGTGTGGGTCTGCGGCCTCGAGATCAGCGGGCCGCTCGGGCTGCTCTTCGCCGTCGCGATCGCCGATGCTCTGCTCGGAACCGCCCTCGGGCTGCTCGCGAGCGCGTTCGCGCGGTCCGAGTTCCAGGTCGTGCAGTTCATGCCGGCCTTCGTGTTCCCGCAGATCCTCCTCGGCGGCATCTTCCTGCCGCGCGATCAGCTGCCCGCCGTGCTCGAGGCGATCAGCGACTGGCTGCCCCTGAGCTTCGCGATCGACGCCCTCAACGCGGTCGCAGCCGATTCCGAGGATCTGGGGTACGTGCTCACGAAGCTCGGCGTGATTCTCGCGTGGGTCGTCGGCGCGATCGCCGTCGGTTCGATCACCCTGCGGCGACGCACTCGATAA
- a CDS encoding LemA family protein produces MEWLIPLIIVVVLVLIVGIYLWATYNSLVTLNVRVDEAWSDITVQLKRRADLIPNLIEAVKGYAAHEKSVFENVTRARAETLSAQGPADASVAENHMQQALKSVFAVAEAYPQLQASQNFLQLQGELVDTEDKIQASRRFYNGGVRELNTKIKVFPNTLFVRGLGFSERDFFEVTEPAAIAEPPRVQF; encoded by the coding sequence ATGGAATGGCTCATCCCGCTCATCATCGTCGTCGTTCTCGTCCTGATCGTCGGCATCTACCTCTGGGCGACCTACAACTCGCTCGTGACGCTCAATGTGCGCGTCGACGAGGCGTGGAGCGACATCACGGTGCAGCTCAAGCGTCGAGCCGACCTCATCCCGAACCTCATCGAGGCGGTGAAGGGCTACGCGGCCCACGAGAAGTCGGTCTTCGAGAACGTGACCCGTGCCCGCGCCGAGACGCTCTCGGCCCAGGGCCCGGCCGATGCGTCGGTCGCTGAGAACCACATGCAGCAGGCGCTCAAGTCGGTCTTCGCGGTCGCCGAGGCCTACCCGCAGCTGCAGGCGAGCCAGAACTTCCTCCAGCTCCAGGGCGAGCTCGTCGACACCGAAGACAAGATCCAGGCGTCGCGCCGGTTCTACAACGGCGGCGTGCGCGAGCTGAACACCAAGATCAAGGTCTTCCCGAACACCCTCTTCGTGCGCGGCCTCGGCTTCTCCGAGCGCGACTTCTTCGAGGTCACCGAGCCGGCGGCCATCGCCGAGCCGCCCCGCGTGCAGTTCTAA
- a CDS encoding alanine racemase, protein MTNLDLLPPATDRAWLDPARYWGELDAATRHLDAPVGALSLDALRHNAHDMLRRAGGRPIRVASKSLRVRGALEALLAVPGYRGVLAYTLAEALWLADSVDDIVVGYPTAERGSIHRLATSPEFASRVTLMIDSPDQLDLIDAVLPPGERETIRVCLELDASWNAPVLGHLGVRRSPIHHPDDAGALAAYIVARPGFELVGVMAYEAQIAGVTNQPEGKPFDGAVNRWMQGRSERELHERRGLAVAAVRKHADLEFVNGGGTGSLESTAADDSVTEIAAGSGLFGGHLFDGYVHFTPAPAAAFALDVVRNPTPEHATILGGGWIASGPPSPNRVPRIVWPEGLSMVGREGAGEVQTPVTGDAARLLRPGDRVWLRHTKSGELSEHLASFAVVDGDRVIGELPTYRGEGKAFL, encoded by the coding sequence TTGACGAACCTCGATCTCCTTCCCCCGGCGACGGATCGCGCGTGGCTCGACCCGGCGCGGTACTGGGGTGAGCTCGACGCGGCCACCCGGCACCTCGACGCGCCCGTCGGCGCCCTCAGCCTCGATGCCCTGCGGCACAACGCCCACGACATGCTGCGGCGGGCCGGTGGTCGCCCGATCCGCGTCGCGAGCAAGTCGCTGCGTGTGCGCGGTGCTCTCGAGGCGCTGCTCGCCGTACCGGGTTATCGCGGGGTGCTCGCCTACACGCTCGCCGAGGCGCTCTGGCTCGCCGACAGCGTCGACGACATCGTCGTGGGCTATCCGACCGCCGAGCGCGGCTCGATCCACCGTCTCGCGACGTCGCCCGAGTTCGCCTCGCGTGTGACCCTCATGATCGACTCGCCCGATCAACTCGACCTCATCGACGCGGTGCTGCCGCCCGGCGAGCGCGAGACGATCCGCGTGTGCCTCGAACTCGACGCGTCGTGGAACGCGCCCGTGCTCGGCCACCTCGGTGTGCGTCGCTCGCCCATCCACCACCCCGACGATGCCGGCGCCCTCGCGGCGTACATCGTCGCGCGGCCCGGCTTCGAGCTCGTCGGCGTGATGGCGTACGAGGCCCAGATCGCGGGTGTCACGAACCAGCCCGAGGGCAAGCCGTTCGACGGCGCCGTCAACCGGTGGATGCAGGGCCGGTCGGAGCGCGAACTGCACGAGCGCCGCGGCCTCGCCGTCGCCGCCGTGCGGAAGCACGCCGACCTCGAGTTCGTCAACGGCGGAGGCACCGGCTCGCTCGAGAGCACGGCGGCGGATGACTCGGTGACGGAGATCGCGGCCGGAAGCGGTCTCTTCGGAGGGCACCTGTTCGACGGCTACGTGCACTTCACGCCCGCACCCGCTGCCGCCTTCGCGCTCGACGTCGTGCGGAACCCCACGCCCGAGCACGCGACGATCCTCGGCGGCGGCTGGATCGCCTCGGGGCCGCCGAGCCCGAATCGGGTGCCGCGCATCGTCTGGCCCGAGGGCCTCTCGATGGTCGGCCGCGAGGGTGCGGGAGAGGTCCAGACTCCCGTCACGGGAGACGCAGCACGGCTCCTGCGCCCGGGCGATCGCGTGTGGCTGCGTCACACCAAGTCGGGGGAGCTCAGCGAGCACCTCGCGTCGTTCGCGGTCGTCGACGGTGACCGCGTGATCGGCGAGCTGCCGACGTATCGAGGTGAAGGGAAGGCGTTCCTGTGA
- a CDS encoding D-arabinono-1,4-lactone oxidase, which produces MTATGSTWRNWARTETARPARVERPATPSAVQRAVRAAAAQGLGIKAVGAGHSFTGIAVAPGVLLDLTDLSGLLSVDRDTARATFLAGTRLHQLPALLAPYGLALANMGDIDRQSIAGATSTGTHGTGIGFGGLATQIVSVTLVDGTGEFVRVSESENAELLPAARLGLGALGIVVEVTLQLVPAYVLHAVERPESLDEVLGAWEERVRAADHFEFYWFPHTDRALTKTNTRLPADAPLKPLGRVGRWVDDELLANGLYRATCALGTAVPAIVPRFAKIVDRVTGNREFTDLSPNVFVTNRTVRFKEMEYAIPLAEVPAALAEIRALIDERGWRISFPLEIRAAAADDNWLSTAYGRESGYIAVHRYYREDEREYFAAVEAILFGRGGRPHWGKMHSLGAEELASIYPRFDDFRAIRDLLDPAGLFTNAYLRRVLGNPSAESADGRATHAFPAEG; this is translated from the coding sequence GTGACCGCGACGGGAAGCACATGGCGCAACTGGGCGCGCACCGAGACGGCTCGCCCGGCTCGCGTGGAGCGCCCGGCGACGCCATCCGCCGTTCAACGCGCGGTTCGAGCGGCGGCGGCGCAGGGGCTCGGTATCAAAGCGGTCGGCGCGGGGCACAGCTTCACGGGCATCGCCGTGGCCCCCGGCGTGCTCCTCGACCTCACCGACCTGTCGGGACTGCTCTCGGTCGACCGCGACACCGCGCGAGCGACGTTCCTCGCCGGCACGCGTCTGCATCAGCTTCCCGCTCTCCTCGCCCCCTACGGGCTCGCGCTCGCGAACATGGGCGACATCGATCGCCAGTCGATCGCGGGGGCGACGTCGACCGGCACGCACGGCACGGGGATCGGCTTCGGCGGCCTCGCCACCCAGATCGTCTCGGTCACGCTCGTCGACGGCACGGGCGAGTTCGTGCGCGTCTCGGAATCGGAGAACGCCGAACTGCTGCCCGCCGCCCGCCTCGGGCTCGGAGCGCTCGGCATCGTCGTCGAGGTGACGCTGCAGCTCGTACCCGCCTATGTGCTGCACGCGGTCGAGCGCCCCGAGTCGCTCGACGAGGTGCTCGGAGCGTGGGAGGAGCGAGTTCGCGCCGCCGACCACTTCGAGTTCTACTGGTTCCCGCACACCGACCGCGCCCTCACGAAGACGAACACGCGGCTTCCCGCCGACGCTCCGCTGAAGCCCCTCGGCCGCGTCGGCCGCTGGGTCGACGACGAGCTGCTCGCGAACGGTCTCTACCGCGCGACGTGCGCTCTCGGCACCGCCGTGCCCGCGATCGTCCCCCGCTTCGCGAAGATCGTCGATCGCGTCACCGGCAACCGCGAGTTCACCGACCTCTCGCCGAACGTGTTCGTGACGAACCGCACGGTGCGCTTCAAGGAGATGGAGTACGCGATCCCGCTCGCCGAGGTGCCCGCGGCGCTCGCCGAGATCCGCGCCCTGATCGACGAGCGCGGGTGGCGCATCTCGTTCCCGCTCGAGATCCGTGCCGCTGCCGCCGACGACAACTGGCTCTCGACCGCCTACGGCCGCGAGTCGGGCTACATCGCGGTGCACCGCTACTACCGCGAAGACGAGCGCGAGTACTTCGCGGCGGTCGAGGCGATCCTCTTCGGTCGCGGCGGCCGGCCGCACTGGGGCAAGATGCACTCGCTCGGCGCCGAAGAACTCGCCTCGATCTACCCGCGATTCGACGACTTCCGGGCGATCCGCGACCTTCTCGATCCGGCGGGACTCTTCACCAACGCCTACCTCCGGCGGGTGCTCGGAAACCCCTCGGCCGAGAGCGCGGATGGTAGGGCCACACACGCGTTCCCGGCCGAGGGGTGA